The genomic interval CGAACCTGATTGCTCCAGACCCGGGCCGAAGAAAAACCGGCATCGTCTTTGTCGAGGGCCAGCAGGGCAGGGCTGACGGCCAATGCAAGCGCAGAACCTGCGGCGATGACCGAACGTTTGAAAAACGAGCTCTTGTCTCTTGCCTTGTGAGCGCGCTGCATACCCGGGTTACCCTGATGAAGATGGTTGGATTCTTATCTTTCAACAATAGCCCATCTTTGCTGCGCGTACTATGCAGAAAACCTATACATGACGTTAAAAAATGGCAGTAGAGTCATTGTTTGTATTGATTTTTTGTGACTTCCTGTAAGTGCCCTTTTGAATCATGAAGTTGCTGACTGCGATAAGCGCCGGCGGGCCAATGGAAAACCGGTCGATGGCATGATATTTAAGAGAATCACTAACTGAAGGTTTCTTGCTATGCCCAATTTACTTGCTCATAACGTCAACGTGCTCGGGTCAGTAACAACCTCGTCTCTGTCGGCCTGGCGGGGCTGCATGGTGGTAAAGAAGTGCGTACAGCCCGAGCTGCCTATCATTCTTTATGACATGGAAGCCTGCCCGTTTTGTCGGCGTGTCCGTGAGGCATTCACGGCGTTGCACCTGGATGTCGAAATCCGTCCGTGCCCTAAGGGCGGCCAACGTTTTCGGGAGGAAGCCGCCGAGATCGGGGGCAAACAGCAATTCCCTTTGCTGGTGGATAAAAACACCGACACCGTCATGTATGAATCCAGCGACATTGTGGCCTACCTGTTCCGGGAATACGCCGGACGTCCGGTCCCGAAGTTTTATCGGGGCAAGCCCTGGCAGCCGGCGGTGGGTTCAGTCGCGTCGGCTGTCAGTGCCTTGCGGGGTTTGAGAGCCAGGGCCAGTAGCCAGCCAGTGCAACCGTTGCACCTGTGGAGTTTTGAGGGCAGCCCTTTTTCGCGCCTGGTTCGGGAACGGCTGTGTGAGCTCGAGATCCCTTACACGCTGCATAACCTGGGCAAGGAGCACTGGACCGAGGTCGGACCCGCAACGCAGCGCCTGAAGCCGGGGCCGTATACACCGATTCCAGGCGGCAAACGGGATGTCTTCTTCCAGCAACACAGGCGGGTACAGGTGCCCTACCTGGAAGATCCGAATACGGACGAAGGACTGTTCGAGTCAGCACGGATTCTGAAGTATCTGGAGACCCACTACGGGGCCTGACGCCCGTCCATTAGGTCGATACTGTGCGCAAGGGCAAGGAAGGAGGGCGAGACATGGCGGTGCGTCTAACACGAAGACAGCTCCTGATTGGCGCCGGTGTCACCGGGCTTGCGCTGAAATCCCCGGGTTTGTTTGCGGATCTGGCGGACGGCACTGCGGCTTCTCCCATCTCGCGCACCATCCCCTCCACCGGCGAATTGGTGCCCGCCCTGGGCATGGGCACCTGGATTACCTTCAACGTGGGCAACGATCCCTATCTCGTTGAGAACCGAACAGAGGTACTCAAAACGTTCCTGGATCGCGGTGGAAGCGTGGTCGACTGTTCGCCCATGTATGGAACTTCAGCCGATGTTCTGGGTAAGGCGCTGAATGCGCTACAGGCGCATGATCAGGTTTTTGCCGCAACGAAGATCTGGACGGCTGATGAATCCGCTACCCGTGCGCAGGCTGACTCGTCCCGTAACAGGTGGGGGGTAGCCCGCTTTGACCTGCTACAGGTGCACAATCTGTTGGGTTGGCGGGGGCACCTTGAGACCCTCAAGGAGATGAAGGCCCGTGGCGAGATCCGTTACCTTGGAATCACTACTTCCCATGGCCGGCGTCACGATGACCTTGCTCGGATCATGAATACCGAACCACTGGATTTCGTGCAGCTAACCTACAACGTCCTGGATCGGGAGGCGGAATCGACGCTACTGGGCCTGGCCCGTGACCGGGGAATTGCCGTGATAGTGAACCGGCCGTTCCAGGGAGGCGCGTTGTTTCGGCGGGTGCAGTCGGAATCTTTGCCACCCTGGTCGGCGGAAGCTGGAGTCAGCAGCTGGGCGGAGTTTTTCCTGAAGTTCGTGATCTCCCATCCGGCGGTCACTTGCGCTATTCCGGCAACCTCGCAAGTGGCCCATATGCAGCAGAATATGGCGGCGATGTACGGCCAGCTGCCCAGCGAATCGCAACGGCAGCGGATGGCGGCATTTGTGAGGTCGCTGTGACGGAGGTCGACTGGCTGAGCTATTCCTTGCAGGATTTTCTGATGTTTGGGCCGCAGGTATTTCTTCGGTTGTTCATCCGGCTCAATCAGGATGTCTGGCCCTGGCAACTGCTAATCGTGCCGCTGACGTTGGTTGTGCCCTGGTTGATTTGCCGGCCAGCGCCTGCATTGCGTCGTTTGGCAGTGTGGTTGGTTGCTGCCGCCTGGATTGTCAGTGGGGCCGTTTTTCTGATCCGCTATTTTGGCGAAATAAACTGGCCGGCGGCATGGTTTGGCTGGGCTTTCGTGGCTCAAGGATTGGTAATGGTAGCTGTGGCCACCGTCTGCCACCTGGAGCCGATTCCGAAGCGCAGAACCGGGGTGTTTACAGGGCTTTGGCTGACCGGCGTTGTGGCGCTGCCCTGGGTGACGGTGCTGCAGTCCGGAGAGCTGGGGGCCATGGCGGTGTTTGGGTTAACGCCGGACGTCACCCTGGCCGCCAGTTCGCTGGTATTGGCGATAATGCCCAGGGCGTTGCTCTGGTCATTGCTGCCAATCCCCTTGCTCTGGGTGCTGTTCAGCGCGGCCACCTATTGGGCATTACAGATGGATTGGCTCCTGCTGCTGCCGGCGGCCACGCTCATTTTTTTGGCCCTGAGCTGCTGGCTCAGTCCCAGTTCGGCGCAAAGCCGGGATCCGCAATCCGTTCACCGCGATCCAGTTCGTCGATAGCGCGAATCTCTTCCTCGCTCAGCGTGATGTTCAACGCATCGAGGTTGGCTTTCTGGTGCGCGGGACGGGTGGATGACGGAATCGGCACTATGCCTCTGGACGCAACCCAGGCAATGGCAACCTGAGCCGGCGTTGCGTTGTGAGCCTGGCCGATGCGCTGGAGCGTTTCATCCTCCATTACCTTGCCAACGGCCAGCGGCATGTAACCGGTTACGGTGATGCCAAGCTTCTGGGCGTGCTCAACCACCTTATGGTTGGCCAGGAACGGATGCACTTCCACCTGGTTGGTGAGCAGCGCGCCTTCGCCCAGAATCTCTACAGCTTTATCCATTTGGGCGCAGGTGAAGTTCGAAAGACCAATGTGCGTGGTCAGGCCTTCCCGCTGGGCATCCCGCAGGGCGTTGAGATACTCCACCATGGGGACCTCGTCGTCCGGTGACGGCCAATGGATCAGCGTCAGATCGACGTGGTCAGTCTTCAGGCGAGCCAGGCTGTCGTGCAGGCTGTTGATCAGGTCGCTGGCGCGTAGCTGATCATGCCAGATTTTGGTGGTCAGGAAGATTTCACGACGGGGAATGCCACTGGAGGTAATGCCATCGCCAACTTCCGCCTCGTTCTCGTACATCTGGGCGGTATCGATGTGTCGATAACCCAGAGACAGGGCACTTTTGACGGCATCCCGTGCATCATTGCCTTTCAGCCGGAAAGTTCCCATGCCGATATTCGGAAGTGTGCTGAATGACATACGTTCCTCCTGTTCGTTCTGTGTGATCTTTAGATGGTGCCGGCGCGCTGGTTCTTCAAGTGGCCGCCGGGTATCATCGGCGCTGATTTGATTCGACCCGCTGAACCGAGAGAGATTCCCATGTTTACCGGCCAATGCCTGTGCGGCGACATTACCTTTGAATACGACGGCCCGCTCGGACCGATTTCTTTGTGTCACTGCAGTCAGTGTCGCCGGGCTCATGGCAGCGCTTTTTCGGCGAGTTCACCGGTCCGGAAAGTCCACTTCCAGTACCTGACCGGTGAAGAGCGGGTTACCGAATTCGAATCCCGCCCCGGCAAATACCGGGCTTTCTGCAATCGGTGCGGCAGTCACCTGTACAGCCGCCTGGATGCCATTCCGGGTATCCTGCGCCTGCGGATAGGTGTCATCAACGAGCCGCTGGAAAAAAGTCCGTCCCGGCACATTTACGTCGGTTCCAAGTCAGACTGGTTCGAGATAACTGACGATTTGCCCCAGTTCGACAAAACAGAGCGCACCAACGACCCTCACTGAGCGGGAACCAGGCGGTAAACCTTGCCTTCGGGCGCATCGGTGAGTAGCCAAAGCGCGCCTTCCGGTCCCATCCGAACATCCCGGATGCGCGCTCCCAGGTCTGTCAGCAAATCCTCCTCTTCAACGACTTCGCCCTCATTTATTTTTAGCCGTACCAATTTCCGCATCTTCAGTGCGCCAACAAACAGGTCGCCGCGCCACTCCGGTATCTGCGATCCGGTGTAAAACGCCATACCTGACGGCGCAATGGAGGGGTCCCAGAAGTGCAGGGGCTGGGCCATACCGTCCTTTTCCGTATCCATGGTGATCGGTAGTCCGGAATAGTCGATTCCGTAGGTGATCTCCGGCCAGCCGTAGTTTGTGCCAGCACTCAGAATGTTGATCTCGTCGCCACCCCGTGGGCCATGCTCATGGGTCCAGACGGCTCCTGTGTCCGGGTGTATCGTCATGCCCTGAATGTTGCGGTTGCCCCAGGTGAAGAAGGTGTCGTTGATGCGAGGGTTGTCGAGCTCGGGGTTGTCCGGCGCGGGTTCACCATCAATGGTGATCCGGTGCACGCCGCCGGCGTCGTCCGACATATCCTGGGCACGATCCATTTCCCCCCGATCCCCGACCGCAATGTAGAGATGTCCGGTTTCATCGAACGCCATGCGCCCTGCGAAGTGGCGGCTTTTCCCAGACCGGGGCATGGCCTCGAAGATCACTTCAACGTTGTTCAAACGCTTTTCTTCCAGCGTTGCCCGGGCAACCTGGGTAGTCATGCCATCCCGATTCCGGTGCGAGTAACTCAGGAACAGCGTTCGGTTATCGGCGAACTCGGGATGAAGCAACACGTCCAGAAGGCCACCCTGGCCAGACACCACCAGATCAGGTACGCCGGCAACTGGCTCCGAAAGCAGTTTGTCATTGCGGATCAGCCGAAGCCTGCCGGCACGCTCGGTCACCAGCAGTGAGCCGTCGGGAAGGAAAGCCAGGCTCCAGGGGTGTTCCAGTCCGGTGGCAACTGTGTCCAGTCGGAAGGTTGCGCCATCCGATGAAAAGGTCTGGCCAAACGCACAGGGCAGGGCCGCAAGGTAAACGCAGCAGGCCGTTGCCAGAGATCTTATTGAGGGCATCGGGATCTCCCTTGGGTGTTGTGGTTGGGGCATCAAAATGCGGTACGGCGGAGCTCTCAGAATAGCACTTGTCACACTTTACTGCCGTTACCGCATCTGTTTTCAAGGTCCGAAATTTGCTGCAACTCAAATTAATTATTTTAAATCATAATGATTCGCATTAAGATGTGCAGATTAAACCTGAGTGACTTAAAAAAACGGAGAAAACGATGTCCCGAATGTCCGAAACCGGCTTTCGCCGCAAGGCGCTGTTTACTGCAATCATGGCGGCTTCGATGCCAGGTCTGACGGTAGCCCAGGGCCAGCAGCCGGTGGCTCTGGAGCCGCTTGAAGTGTCCGCGAAGCGAGAAGCGGCAAGTTCTGAGCAAACCCGAAGCTACGTGGCTGAAACCACTACCACCACCATGAAGATGGGGCTGACCCACCGGGAAACCCCGCAGTCGGTCACGGTGGTTACCCGCGAGCAGATGGACGACTTCGCCCAGAACGACATCAACGATGTTCTTGAAGGCACCACTGGCGTGACTGTGGAATCGGTGGAAACTGACCGTACCTATTACACCGCCCGCGGTTTCGACATTAACAACTTCCAATATGACGGTGTGGGCCTGCCGGCGGTATACGACAACGTACAGGGCGAGCTGGACACCGCCTTTTTTGACCGGGTTGAAGTGGTGCGTGGCGCCAACGGTCTGATGACCGGGTCGGGCAATCCTTCGGCCACCGTTAACTTTATTCGTAAACGCCCAACCGCAGATACTCAGGGCTCCATCGCCGTGACCGGCGGTTCCTGGGACAAAAAGCGCATCGTTGGCGATGTGTCCGGTGCAGTATCAGAATCCGGCGCGGTTCGGGGCCGGATAGTGGCGGGTTATGAAGACAAGGACTCCTACCTCGACCGTTACAGCAACGAGAAGCAGATGTTCTACGGCGTGATCGAGGCAGATCTCACCGCCACCACGCTGTTGACACTGGGACACTCCATCCAGACTTCCGATACCGACAGCCCGATGTGGGGTGCCTTACCGCTGTTCTATACCGATGGCACCGCGACCGATTACGCGCGGTCGACCAGCACCTCGTCAGACTGGTCCTATTGGGATAACACCCAGCACAACAGTTTTGTGGAACTCCAGCAGCAGCTAGGGAATGGCTGGCGAGCCCAGGGCTCGGTGCTGAGGCTGGAGAGCGAAAGTGAATCCGAGCTGTTCTACCAGTTTGGCACGCCCGATCCCGATACAGGGGAAGGGCTGGCCGCCTATCCCAGCCAATACGATCTGGATGTTGAGCAGTGGGTGGTTGATGCCTACGCCACCGGCCCGTTCAAGATGGCAAAACGCACCCACGAACTGGTGTTGGGCGCCACCTGGTCACGCTCGGAAACCGTGGACGAATCCCGCTATGGCCAGGGTATAGGTGACCCGCTGCCGCCGCTCGATGAGTGGCAGGGCAATTACCCCAGGCCCACTTTTGATAACGGCGTTGGCGGTTCCGACTGGACCGACAAAGAAGTCGCTACCTACGCCGCTGCGCGCTGGTCGCTGACCGACCGGCTGACCGCCATCACCGGTCTGCGCCTTACCTGGCTCGATAGCGACGGTGAAAGCTACGGCAGCAGCAAGTCCACCAGCTACGATGCAGTGGAGACACCCTACGCCGGCCTGATTTACGACCTCACTGATGATCACTCGGTTTATGCCAGTTACACGGAAATCTTCACACCGCAGACCGAGGAAGACATCAACCGGGACCGTCTTGATCCGATTGATGGCGTTAACTACGAGATTGGCCTGAAGAGCGAATTTGCTGACGACCGTGTGAACACCACCGTGGCACTGTTCCAGACCAGACAAGAAAACGTGGCAGAAGCGGCTGGTACCTATTCGGGGACTCAGGACCCTTACTACAGGGGGCAGGACGGGCTTGAGAGCCAGGGTGTCGAGCTGGAGTTTGTAGGTGATGTGACTGATCGCATTCAACTGTTTGCCGGCTACACCTATGTCGACATTGAGGATGCCGACGGCAACCCGGAAAAATCCTTTTTGCCGGAGCACCTGGCTCAACTGCGTGGAACCTGGCAAGTGCCCGGTGTTGAAGGCCTGAAGCTGGGCAGTGCAATTCGCTGGCAATCAGAGATCACGCAAGAACAGATCTATCGTCCGGATGCCAGCACCGCGATTTCCTACGAAACCAAGCAGGAGAGCTATGCGGTGGTTGATCTGATGGCCAGTTACGACTTCGCCCGCGACTGGAACGCGACACTGAACGTCAACAACGTGACCGATGAAAAGTACATCGAAAGCTTGAAAAAGTTTGGCGATGCCGCCCAGGGCTTCTACGGCGATCCGGCCAATGCCAGCCTGACCGTTTCCCGGGTGTTCTAGAACTCGGAATGGACTTGGAACCGGAGTGGGTATAGCCCACTCCGGTAGTCTCTTCCACGCATTGGATGCAGGGAGTAAAAGCGATGACACCGGAACAGGAAATGATCGAAGGATTGAAAATCGCCGCAGGCGCAGGACTGTTTATTGTCCTGGTTGCCACTGGCCTGGTGATAGGTGCTGGGCTGGGCGGTTGAGCTCTGCCAATCGCGCCTTGCGATGCACGCCACAGGTGCCGCAGTAACCACCTTCCGGCAGCAGGTACTTCAGGCAGCACCCCTTGCGCTGGGGTATGGCGCGGGTTTGGCCGTTGAATGTCGCCGGAATCCAACCCACGAACCGACTGCCGTCGCAGTCAAAATTGTCCAGCCACGCCTGAGCCAGCGCGCACACCGACTGCGCATCCGCTTGATTCCACACCGCTGAAAACGGCGCGCCCAGGCCAAGCCCGATACTGCTCCAGAAAGCGCCGGGGCTGACGCCCAGTGCCTTCCGAAATACCGGGTACCAGGCGTTAAACTGGTCAGCCAGATCATTCACGAAGTCAGCGACACCGAGCGATGGCCCGGTCGGCCTATGAAACCAGCGCGAACTGGCTATGGCTCCAGTGGCTGGTCCTAGAAATACCTCGTTTTCATTCAGCACCGGTGCCTCACCGTCCCGAAACAGCCTCAGCGTCAGCGGTGCAATCACCGACAGCGCCAGGTCCTGTTGCACGACAGACACATGCGCCCGCATCAGGCGGGCGTCTGAGGTTTCCGAATGATCCTTTCTGAGCTGGTGTCGCAGGCGTTCCGGCTCAGCCAGGCACTGCGCCAGGGACATAGGTACTGTTTGTCCGGAGGCAGAAGGCCATTGAGCCTGCCTTGAAGAACCCGTCAGGGCCAGAGCCTGGCTCAACACCGTATCGGTGTTGAGGTCTGAGCCGGCCAGCAACCGGCGATAGTGCTCACGCCAGTCTGTGTAATGAAACTCAGGCACGGCCATGACGGCTCAGCCCCCACAGGAAGTAAATACCTCCGACCAGCGCGGCCAGAAGGCCTGCCGGTAATTGCGACGGGAATATCACGATCCGGGACAGGTAATCGGCCAGTGCCAACAACAAGCCCCCGGCCAGGGCAGAGACAATCATCTGCCGGCCAACCGTCTGCTGCCCCAGTACCCGTGCCAGGTGGGGTGCAATCAGGCCGACGAAACTGAGCGGGCCGATGACCACCGTGGCGGCAGCGGTCAGAATGGCCGCAAGAATGAGTAGCCCCAGGCGGGCCCGGGTGACCGGCAGACCCAGCGACGAGGCCGAGGTGTCGCCCAGCGCCAGCAGCGCCAGCGGCCGGACCGCGATGAACAGACCGAGGCAAATCACCAGGGTTAGACCAAGAAGACTCAGGGCCTCGGTTTCCGAAATCAGCCAGGTGGCCCCGTACATCCAGTTCAACAGCTTGGCGGCAACGGTTCCGCCGGAGGCCATGACCAGGCGCAGCCCGGAATCCATGAAGACGTACAGCGCCAGGCCGCCTAGCAACAGCTGGTTTCCGGCAAAGCGATGGCGCCGGGCCAGCAGGATCAGCAGGCCGAGGGCGGCGGCCGCGCCCAGGGTCGCCGCGCCCAACTGGCCAGCGCGGCCGATCTCGGTGCCGGTGAGCACAATCAGCACCATGACCAAAGCAGCGCCGCCGCTGATGCCGAGCAATTCCGGGCTGGCCATCACGTTGCCGGTCATGCGCTGGATCAAGCTGCCGGCCAGGCCCAGGCAGATACCCGCGAGAATGGCGGCGAGCAGCCGCGGGCCACGCCAGACCCAGGCTTCGCCCCAGTCGGCGATGGGTGTCCAGCTCCATTCCTGCAAGCCCGGTGACCAGCCCATGGAGACAAAAAAGGTGGCCAGCAGCAGGCACAGTAGAACCGCGCCAGTGACCAGAACCGAGCGTCGTTTCGGCAGGAAAGCACCGGGGTTGGATTCTTGGCCGG from Marinobacter sp. LA51 carries:
- a CDS encoding PQQ-dependent sugar dehydrogenase; its protein translation is MPSIRSLATACCVYLAALPCAFGQTFSSDGATFRLDTVATGLEHPWSLAFLPDGSLLVTERAGRLRLIRNDKLLSEPVAGVPDLVVSGQGGLLDVLLHPEFADNRTLFLSYSHRNRDGMTTQVARATLEEKRLNNVEVIFEAMPRSGKSRHFAGRMAFDETGHLYIAVGDRGEMDRAQDMSDDAGGVHRITIDGEPAPDNPELDNPRINDTFFTWGNRNIQGMTIHPDTGAVWTHEHGPRGGDEINILSAGTNYGWPEITYGIDYSGLPITMDTEKDGMAQPLHFWDPSIAPSGMAFYTGSQIPEWRGDLFVGALKMRKLVRLKINEGEVVEEEDLLTDLGARIRDVRMGPEGALWLLTDAPEGKVYRLVPAQ
- a CDS encoding GFA family protein yields the protein MFTGQCLCGDITFEYDGPLGPISLCHCSQCRRAHGSAFSASSPVRKVHFQYLTGEERVTEFESRPGKYRAFCNRCGSHLYSRLDAIPGILRLRIGVINEPLEKSPSRHIYVGSKSDWFEITDDLPQFDKTERTNDPH
- a CDS encoding aldo/keto reductase; amino-acid sequence: MAVRLTRRQLLIGAGVTGLALKSPGLFADLADGTAASPISRTIPSTGELVPALGMGTWITFNVGNDPYLVENRTEVLKTFLDRGGSVVDCSPMYGTSADVLGKALNALQAHDQVFAATKIWTADESATRAQADSSRNRWGVARFDLLQVHNLLGWRGHLETLKEMKARGEIRYLGITTSHGRRHDDLARIMNTEPLDFVQLTYNVLDREAESTLLGLARDRGIAVIVNRPFQGGALFRRVQSESLPPWSAEAGVSSWAEFFLKFVISHPAVTCAIPATSQVAHMQQNMAAMYGQLPSESQRQRMAAFVRSL
- a CDS encoding glutathione S-transferase N-terminal domain-containing protein translates to MPNLLAHNVNVLGSVTTSSLSAWRGCMVVKKCVQPELPIILYDMEACPFCRRVREAFTALHLDVEIRPCPKGGQRFREEAAEIGGKQQFPLLVDKNTDTVMYESSDIVAYLFREYAGRPVPKFYRGKPWQPAVGSVASAVSALRGLRARASSQPVQPLHLWSFEGSPFSRLVRERLCELEIPYTLHNLGKEHWTEVGPATQRLKPGPYTPIPGGKRDVFFQQHRRVQVPYLEDPNTDEGLFESARILKYLETHYGA
- a CDS encoding (2Fe-2S)-binding protein — its product is MAVPEFHYTDWREHYRRLLAGSDLNTDTVLSQALALTGSSRQAQWPSASGQTVPMSLAQCLAEPERLRHQLRKDHSETSDARLMRAHVSVVQQDLALSVIAPLTLRLFRDGEAPVLNENEVFLGPATGAIASSRWFHRPTGPSLGVADFVNDLADQFNAWYPVFRKALGVSPGAFWSSIGLGLGAPFSAVWNQADAQSVCALAQAWLDNFDCDGSRFVGWIPATFNGQTRAIPQRKGCCLKYLLPEGGYCGTCGVHRKARLAELNRPAQHLSPGQWQPGQ
- a CDS encoding DUF6064 family protein; the encoded protein is MTEVDWLSYSLQDFLMFGPQVFLRLFIRLNQDVWPWQLLIVPLTLVVPWLICRPAPALRRLAVWLVAAAWIVSGAVFLIRYFGEINWPAAWFGWAFVAQGLVMVAVATVCHLEPIPKRRTGVFTGLWLTGVVALPWVTVLQSGELGAMAVFGLTPDVTLAASSLVLAIMPRALLWSLLPIPLLWVLFSAATYWALQMDWLLLLPAATLIFLALSCWLSPSSAQSRDPQSVHRDPVRR
- the dkgB gene encoding 2,5-didehydrogluconate reductase DkgB, which translates into the protein MSFSTLPNIGMGTFRLKGNDARDAVKSALSLGYRHIDTAQMYENEAEVGDGITSSGIPRREIFLTTKIWHDQLRASDLINSLHDSLARLKTDHVDLTLIHWPSPDDEVPMVEYLNALRDAQREGLTTHIGLSNFTCAQMDKAVEILGEGALLTNQVEVHPFLANHKVVEHAQKLGITVTGYMPLAVGKVMEDETLQRIGQAHNATPAQVAIAWVASRGIVPIPSSTRPAHQKANLDALNITLSEEEIRAIDELDRGERIADPGFAPNWD
- a CDS encoding TonB-dependent siderophore receptor is translated as MSRMSETGFRRKALFTAIMAASMPGLTVAQGQQPVALEPLEVSAKREAASSEQTRSYVAETTTTTMKMGLTHRETPQSVTVVTREQMDDFAQNDINDVLEGTTGVTVESVETDRTYYTARGFDINNFQYDGVGLPAVYDNVQGELDTAFFDRVEVVRGANGLMTGSGNPSATVNFIRKRPTADTQGSIAVTGGSWDKKRIVGDVSGAVSESGAVRGRIVAGYEDKDSYLDRYSNEKQMFYGVIEADLTATTLLTLGHSIQTSDTDSPMWGALPLFYTDGTATDYARSTSTSSDWSYWDNTQHNSFVELQQQLGNGWRAQGSVLRLESESESELFYQFGTPDPDTGEGLAAYPSQYDLDVEQWVVDAYATGPFKMAKRTHELVLGATWSRSETVDESRYGQGIGDPLPPLDEWQGNYPRPTFDNGVGGSDWTDKEVATYAAARWSLTDRLTAITGLRLTWLDSDGESYGSSKSTSYDAVETPYAGLIYDLTDDHSVYASYTEIFTPQTEEDINRDRLDPIDGVNYEIGLKSEFADDRVNTTVALFQTRQENVAEAAGTYSGTQDPYYRGQDGLESQGVELEFVGDVTDRIQLFAGYTYVDIEDADGNPEKSFLPEHLAQLRGTWQVPGVEGLKLGSAIRWQSEITQEQIYRPDASTAISYETKQESYAVVDLMASYDFARDWNATLNVNNVTDEKYIESLKKFGDAAQGFYGDPANASLTVSRVF